The following are encoded in a window of Torulaspora globosa chromosome 4, complete sequence genomic DNA:
- the INN1 gene encoding Inn1p (ancestral locus Anc_2.124): MSTEVWSGNQGTLCVYVSKARDLPNLNKLDKQNVMLRLRIAHMTRESDTLFRAGQNPVFKYLERFEITPEVRPAMQVEVYCDRKKKAPILIGRCDVDLLNGIRADSKEGYCSWYELKRDRSEFAGTVFIELSFTPSLPHYEEEGRDEEIQRLDASMASRPVPPLPSDQQSDFDTSSGRSEPYSGRYMHASVMREVTPRKHSFPTNQLPELPRSLSSSVGTNQSSDSQTTVSTGVTTASDTKLHFANLRKLREKINVFKNPNNSTNHSNPNTPVDIAALQKAIGVSSINDDTDDDQDNLADRRGSCSSRVSRSSKLEPQPPLPPLPVEKPGTLRNRSPSPTLALPRSREHTSPLRGGNDSPKLPPLPSGSASTSRTTSPRRRPPPVEK, from the coding sequence ATGTCTACGGAGGTATGGAGTGGTAACCAAGGAACATTGTGTGTATATGTGAGTAAGGCGAGGGATCTCCCGAATCTGAACAAGTTAGACAAACAGAATGTCATGCTGAGGTTGAGAATCGCACATATGACTAGAGAGAGCGACACTCTGTTCAGAGCAGGCCAGAATCCCGTGTTTAAATATCTTGAGAGGTTCGAAATCACGCCCGAGGTTAGACCGGCGATGCAAGTCGAGGTATACTGCgacagaaagaagaaagcgCCCATTCTGATCGGCAGATGCGATGTAGATCTGTTAAACGGCATCAGAGCTGACTCTAAAGAAGGCTACTGCTCGTGGTATGAGCTGAAGCGGGATAGGAGCGAGTTTGCCGGAACTGTCTTTATCGAGTTGAGCTTCACCCCCAGCTTACCGCATTACGAGGAGGAGGGACGCGATGAAGAGATACAGCGACTGGATGCGTCAATGGCAAGTCGTCCTGTACCGCCGCTGCCAAGCGACCAACAGTCCGATTTTGACACTTCTAGTGGCCGAAGCGAGCCCTACAGCGGCCGCTATATGCATGCATCTGTGATGAGAGAGGTGACCCCTCGCAAACACTCTTTCCCTACCAATCAGTTGCCGGAACTTCCGAGAAGTCTGTCATCTTCTGTAGGAACCAATCAGAGCTCAGACTCTCAGACGACAGTGAGCACTGGAGTGACAACAGCGTCGGATACAAAGCTTCACTTCGCTaatttgagaaagctgagggagaagatcaacgTTTTTAAGAATCCTAACAATTCTACGAATCATAGCAACCCAAACACGCCTGTTGATATCGCCGCGCTGCAGAAGGCAATAGGAGTGAGCTCCATCAATGACGATACTGACGATGACCAGGATAATCTTGCAGATCGGCGCGGTTCGTGCTCCAGTCGAGTGTCTCGTTCTAGCAAACTGGAGCCACAACCTCCACTGCCTCCCCTACCGGTCGAGAAACCAGGAACGCTTCGCAACCGCTCGCCATCGCCGACATTGGCTCtaccaagaagcagagaacACACATCCCCATTACGAGGCGGGAACGACTCCCCCAAGCTGCCGCCGCTGCCGTCAGGCTCGGCTTCCACAAGTAGAACTACATCGCCAAGAAGACGTCCTCCGCCAGTCGAGAAGTGA
- the THO2 gene encoding Tho2p (ancestral locus Anc_2.125) — protein sequence MSLSATLDRLSSKCRTQSKAKQFFNEELLNDWASKSEQLCDRFRELEGNDERVAWLRQMFMELLDLFQETQLPAKITLPQISRFIESICSSTSATVGSQELTSMVGKMFVSVSNQYIEEDDAKTVALARISNSLSREVFKFSRLSSKLMNSEQTTLLRHLLKKSKYELKKFNLLAECPTGYSQLVTLLLTAYYDPDNMEKIKLYVQQMYHIAGKYSLDSMRCLDVILNISSEFITEQHTFLIAFLRSTKFWPKHHVADPFRTDGLNRGGNMVASNVIAFHLAQQTGDLNLKYVDMVCILIRNGFINVLSIWENIRPDNKTLEQFFSDFTSEMEKNSMKGLLNPLAMAAALKSDDESTESKTRPVTEDEDDEGKKSSQDAGKQKEKTEESDKVVLESAKMKFIERLLVHGCVTAAFFLINSQSGFMNVESQIPKLITRIFDHIIDPLYNSLVLFALNTAVGSLPLTIQENGILSHKPRLVREDKTHDPFPTLSLRNRAVFYYPQWTSNIPVVDSVEDLFQKSHEYLSLIGARLAVNPQLISKICRIGKVDITKHSACLDKWVNYVRKFIFQCIPLLDINPVVTSEIYGLMRLFPFERRYFLYNEMLSKHSKDVLPIKVGFNRTEREAKSILKALNIDTIDEQSRILANLASTNPLATLMPAVKQIENYDKISELVVSTTTLFNDFACDVLQYVLLMRLTDNRNAVQSDGVNQSMWVQRLSVFIAGLAKECDKMDITNIKEYIVKTLHNGSVIAVSILRELISTVGGIRDLNNVNLKQLKMLHSGEPLRKVARKLIFDCRDDNQAQGTKLIRYFNSENTLSEVIILLHNLNLKANSQQGHYKVLSARCDEMNTLLWSFIELIKHCLKTEDFAKSVLPLDVLGNEYHVSTPWIFHLWRDYIDSHEETDKNVALMIERAEFKDVDFSNLSREVFVNFWKLSLYDIQFDKTLYDERKFVLEAELSTLTSIKKKSEVSNNIKDLLVSCISHQRKFNSTKQLLQQQPRDWIHETTYDSIYSFFQYCVIPRVLFSPSDAIYAASFILLAFEVSDFMKLMDVFVRSEVLSSLLFCCTGSEAGNLGIFFAQLLEETERMRRDEEQDRAACRVLYEWHNIITEQVILTLQNKNYMSVRNGIEFMKHLSSLFPVIDTHIQLLCQTVEDNLEQEEREDIKLPSNALLGHLKARLKGALKLEEFCDLNVEERAAKLNLEVELEEIRLHEVQVANEKKQTELRKQLEFNKKQREHAEKAKEAAEAENLPSRTTEGTSIIRSESPLTASLDTHQSQSGSWPLGRVFRFMDELRHNFSNNNLSKAVSCIFDPEEKTAIQDLTKQAMPLKDFQKNLQTIVNRFLISLVRSPENSDFVKKLEEVTQSINCVTRDASKKRSDMYSDVPSRYEQPKIRSRYGGSGRTDIQTETALGSNAKDTRKPGNGPSREARTSPPEAGRSESVGARPPNRNGSSTGSEASRYYSNRRNRDSRSEREYRSRGPKKEDQTGRPPSTSLASRALVFPGKPAQRADTRNARKSAPSFNSGTQERSERQLPVAPDTAEGRPPKRFRPDDNRSNYRSSDNGAKSSRKDADRPRYADRRNQALPQGPRASQEPPSRYQR from the coding sequence ATGTCGTTAAGTGCTACTCTTGACAGATTGTCAAGCAAGTGTAGGACTCAATCGAAGGCTAAgcaatttttcaatgaaGAGCTACTGAATGATTGGGCTTCTAAGAGTGAGCAACTTTGTGATCGGTTCAGAGAGCTGGAAGGAAACGATGAGAGGGTGGCATGGCTGCGACAAATGTTTATGGAGCTTTTAGACCTCTTTCAGGAAACCCAATTGCCGGCAAAGATTACATTGCCGCAGATTTCAAGGTTTATCGAGAGCATATGCAGTTCGACAAGTGCAACCGTAGGCAGTCAAGAATTAACATCGATGGTTGGGAAGATGTTTGTTTCAGTATCAAACCAAtatatcgaagaagacgatgcAAAGACCGTTGCTTTGGCAAGAATCAGTAACTCTCTGTCGCGAGAAGTGTTCAAATTTAGTCGCCTCTCCAGCAAGCTTATGAATAGTGAACAAACCACGCTGCTGAGGCATCTTCTGAAAAAGTCGAAATATGAACTAAAGAAATTTAACCTGTTGGCTGAGTGCCCGACAGGCTATTCGCAACTTGTAACATTACTTCTAACCGCTTACTACGATCCAGATAATATGGAGAAAATCAAGCTGTATGTCCAGCAGATGTATCACATTGCCGGGAAGTACTCCCTGGACTCAATGCGGTGCTTGGATGTGATACTGAATATCTCTAGCGAGTTCATCACAGAACAGCACACCTTTCTGATAGCTTTTCTCAGAAGTACCAAATTTTGGCCTAAGCACCATGTTGCCGACCCTTTCCGAACGGATGGACTCAATAGAGGTGGGAATATGGTGGCGTCAAATGTCATAGCATTCCATCTAGCTCAGCAAACCGGTGATCTGAATCTGAAATACGTTGACATGGTCTGCATACTGATTAGGAACGGTTTCATTAATGTGCTTTCCATATGGGAAAATATACGACCAGACAATAAAACGCTGGAGCAGTTCTTTAGTGACTTTACGAGTGAAATGGAGAAAAATTCGATGAAAGGTCTTTTGAATCCACTCGCTATGGcggcagctttgaaatctgACGATGAAAGTACAGAATCAAAGACTAGGCCGGTGAcagaggatgaggatgatgagggaaagaagagcAGCCAAGATGCAGGCAAACAGAAGGAAAAAACGGAAGAATCGGACAAAGTTGTTCTGGAGAGTGCTAAGATGAAATTTATAGAGCGTCTGCTGGTTCACGGCTGTGTCACGGCTGCCTTTTTTCTCATAAATTCTCAATCTGGCTTTATGAATGTTGAAAGCCAGATACCAAAGCTAATCACCAGAATTTTTGATCACATCATCGATCCCCTTTACAATTCTTTGGTTCTCTTCGCTCTCAATACAGCTGTTGGTAGCTTGCCACTGACAATACAGGAAAATGGTATTCTCTCACACAAACCAAGATTAGTGAGAGAAGATAAAACTCACGATCCTTTCCCTACATTATCACTTAGAAACAGGGCTGTTTTCTACTACCCGCAATGGACATCAAACATACCAGTGGTTGACTCTGTCGAGgatcttttccaaaagtcGCACGAGTACCTATCTCTAATTGGAGCACGACTAGCCGTTAACCCTCAACTTATCTCCAAGATATGTCGCATCGGAAAAGTCGATATCACCAAGCACTCCGCTTGCTTGGATAAATGGGTCAACTATGTCAGAAAATTCATCTTTCAATGCATTCCCTTGCTTGACATAAATCCAGTGGTGACTAGCGAAATTTATGGCTTGATGAGACTATTCccttttgaaagaaggTATTTCCTCTATAATGAGATGCTATCAAAACATTCGAAAGATGTTCTTCCCATCAAGGTTGGATTCAACAGGACTGAAAGAGAGGCAAAAAGCATCCTCAAGGCTTTGAATATCGATACAATTGACGAACAATCGAGAATACTTGCTAACCTTGCATCTACCAATCCACTAGCGACGTTAATGCCCGCCGTGAAGCAAATTGAAAATTATGACAAAATATCTGAGCTTGTAGTTTCGACGACGACCctcttcaatgattttgctTGCGACGTCCTACAGTATGTTTTACTCATGCGGCTTACTGACAACCGAAATGCTGTGCAAAGTGACGGTGTCAATCAGTCGATGTGGGTTCAGCGTTTATCGGTCTTCATTGCTGGATTAGCCAAAGAATGTGATAAAATGGACATCACAAACATCAAGGAGTACATCGTCAAAACTCTGCACAATGGCAGCGTCATAGCGGTTTCGATTCTACGAGAACTTATTTCAACGGTGGGTGGTATTCGGGATCTCAATAACGTTAATCTGAAGCAACTAAAGATGCTTCACTCTGGAGAACCACTGAGAAAGGTAGCGAGAAAACTAATCTTTGATTGTAGGGATGATAACCAGGCACAAGGGACGAAATTAATCAGGTACTTCAACAGCGAAAATACCTTGTCGGAAGTGATAATTCTGTTACACAACTTGAATCTGAAGGCAAATAGTCAACAGGGGCACTATAAAGTTCTCTCCGCTAGATGTGATGAAATGAACACTTTATTATGGTCTTTTATCGAGCTTATAAAACACTGCTTAAAGACAGAAGATTTTGCGAAGAGCGTTCTTCCCTTAGATGTGTTGGGAAATGAGTATCATGTTTCGACTCCTTGGATTTTCCATCTGTGGAGGGACTACATAGATTCacatgaagaaactgataAAAACGTCGCTTTAATGATTGAAAGAGCCGAGTTTAAAGATGTGGACTTCTCGAATTTATCTAGAGAAGTGTTTGTTAATTTCTGGAAGCTTTCACTTTACGACATCCAATTTGACAAGACTCTTTACGATGAAAGAAAATTTGTTTTGGAAGCAGAGCTTTCAACGTTGACATCcatcaagaaaaagagcGAGGTGTCAAACAACATCAAGGATCTCTTAGTGAGCTGTATCTCCCACCAAAGAAAATTCAATTCGACTAAGCAACTCCTGCAGCAACAGCCAAGGGACTGGATACATGAAACGACTTATGATTCAATATACTCTTTTTTCCAGTATTGCGTGATACCCAGGGTATTATTTTCGCCTTCGGATGCTATATATGCTGCGTCTTTCATTTTACTAGCGTTCGAGGTTAGCGATTTTATGAAGCTTATGGACGTTTTTGTTAGGTCGGAGGTATTGAGCTCTTTATTGTTCTGCTGTACTGGCTcagaagcaggaaatttAGGCATTTTTTTTGcccagctgctggaggaGACTGAGAGAATGAGGcgtgatgaagaacaggaTCGGGCAGCTTGCCGTGTGCTGTACGAATGGCATAATATCATTACCGAACAAGTTATCTTGACACTTCAAAACAAAAACTATATGTCTGTCAGAAATGGTATCGAGTTCATGAAGCATTTATCAAGTCTTTTCCCAGTGATAGACACACATATTCAATTGTTGTGTCAAACCGTTGAGGACAATCTcgaacaagaagagagagaagacATCAAACTTCCAAGCAATGCCTTGCTTGGCCATCTAAAGGCACGTCTGAAAGGAGCATTaaaacttgaagagttcTGCGACTTGAATGTGGAGGAACGTGCAGCCAAATTGAACCTCGAGGTGGAATTAGAAGAAATAAGGCTTCATGAAGTGCAGGTAGCaaatgaaaagaagcagaCAGAGCTTCGGAAACAGCTGgagttcaacaagaagcaaagagaACATGCAGAGAAAGCTAAAGAGGCGGCGGAAGCGGAAAATCTCCCATCCAGAACGACTGAAGGAACTTCTATCATCCGTTCTGAATCTCCGTTAACTGCGTCGTTGGATACTCATCAGTCACAAAGCGGCTCATGGCCTCTCGGGAGGGTCTTTAGGTTCATGGACGAGCTGCGTCACAACTTCAGTAACAATAATCTAAGCAAGGCTGTAAGTTGCATTTTCGATCCAGAAGAGAAGACTGCCATTCAGGACTTGACTAAACAGGCCATGCCGCTAAAGGATTTCCAGAAGAATCTTCAAACAATCGTCAATCGTTTCCTCATATCGCTGGTGCGCTCGCCGGAGAATTCTGATTTCGtcaaaaagcttgaagaggTGACACAGTCAATAAACTGCGTTACACGAGATGCAAGCAAAAAACGAAGCGACATGTACTCCGATGTGCCGAGCCGTTACGAGCAACCAAAGATTCGTAGCAGGTACGGCGGCAGTGGCAGAACGGACATACAGACGGAAACTGCCCTCGGTTCGAACGCAAAGGACACCAGAAAGCCAGGTAACGGCCCGTCGAGGGAGGCCCGCACCTCGCCTCCGGAGGCTGGAAGATCAGAAAGTGTAGGAGCCCGTCCACCCAATAGAAATGGGTCGTCAACCGGGTCCGAGGCATCCAGGTATTACAGCAACCGGCGGAACAGAGACTCGCGCTCCGAAAGAGAATACAGATCAAGAGGACCCAAGAAGGAGGACCAAACCGGAAGACCGCCATCCACGTCGCTagcttctcgagctctAGTTTTCCCAGGAAAGCCTGCCCAACGGGCAGATACGCGGAACGCGAGAAAGAGCGCTCCATCTTTCAACTCAGGAACCCAGGAGCGAAGCGAACGTCAGCTCCCGGTAGCGCCAGATACAGCCGAGGGGCGGCCGCCTAAGAGGTTCAGACCCGACGATAATCGAAGCAACTACAGATCGTCAGACAATGGAGCAAAAAGTTCACGCAAAGATGCCGACCGCCCGAGATATGCAGATCGTCGCAACCAAGCTTTGCCGCAAGGCCCCCGGGCCTCTCAAGAGCCCCCAAGCAGGTACCAAAGGTGA
- the YSF3 gene encoding U2 snRNP complex subunit YSF3 (ancestral locus Anc_2.126), whose protein sequence is MSYRQRQQQQYLVLRQKYIGLGRENTTQEEWLTNVRRDTYNTLQGHSALLEYVTLAKGGLSKRSERIELIKKMKQSPKVVDNGH, encoded by the exons ATG TCCTACAGACAAAGgcaacaacagcagtaTCTTGTGCTGCGGCAGAAATACATAGGCCTCGGTAGGGAGAATACGACGCAGGAAGAATGGTTAACCAATGTTAGGAGAGATACTTACAACACGTTGCAAGGGCATTCCGCTCTACTGGAGTATGTGACGCTCGCGAAAGGCGGTCTCAGTAAGCGATCAGAAAGGATAGAGCTTAtaaagaaaatgaagcaatCACCAAAAGTAGTTGACAACGGTCACTGA
- a CDS encoding uncharacterized protein (ancestral locus Anc_2.127) has protein sequence MAANRDRQRQAKPGKSLFGRIEPNRIGSRKRSNKKQGLSVVNGRLVSSNDVGVLLREASRTVEARKTPGGRRRAVKVTQGSTRKRAKPGPVITTTERNGNRHNKLVISTSSDVTDKLLLFNNLELGVNQESLKSVLEELSNTSIARVRVRDLPSGSATANVWLARPTAEELERVRKFFDGALVDGRTIKVSTVADSDTKLSY, from the coding sequence ATGGCAGCCAATCGCGACAGACAGAGACAAGCGAAGCCAGGGAAGAGCCTGTTCGGCAGGATTGAACCAAACCGCATCGGAAGCAGGAAGAGGTCTAACAAAAAACAAGGTCTGAGTGTTGTCAATGGACGGCTTGTGAGTAGTAATGATGTTGGCGTGCTACTGAGAGAAGCCAGCAGGACTGTTGAGGCAAGAAAGACGCCGGGTGGGCGCAGAAGAGCCGTCAAAGTTACCCAAGGAAGCACGAGGAAGAGAGCCAAACCGGGGCCAGTGATAACGACGACCGAGAGGAACGGCAATCGACACAATAAACTGGTTATCTCGACAAGTAGCGATGTCACAGATAAATTGCTgcttttcaacaacttAGAGTTGGGAGTCAACCAGGAGAGTCTGAAAAGCGTGTTGGAAGAACTTTCGAACACCAGCATCGCTAGAGTCAGAGTGAGAGATCTTCCTTCGGGCTCTGCAACGGCTAACGTCTGGTTAGCACGTCCAACTgcggaagagctggagagGGTGAGAAAGTTTTTCGATGGTGCTCTGGTCGATGGAAGAACTATCAAAGTTTCCACTGTCGCTGACAGCGATACAAAGCTATCGTATTAG
- the SRV2 gene encoding adenylate cyclase-binding protein (ancestral locus Anc_2.128) — MSESAKVSTQGYNLVKLLKRLEDATARLEDVTIYQEGYIQSKMAASTVSHVPSSNDVGSLSEDKGSGSSSVSLSSALLKPAAEPLSQAPESIVKFNELIERHINPLVELSEKIDPVVHSSVKLFKQAFDEELRFLRAAVESRKPDYSSKEFLEVLKPINECIIKIGDLKDQNRQSQFFPYLNAVAEGAPLFSWITIETPVSLVSDFKDAAQFWTNRVLKQFKETDSNAAAWVKDFLAVFDGLKEYVKQYHTTGVAWKKDGLAFDQAIKKNVSSAASAPAATSSGAPPPPPPPAPPASVFEVDTSASDGSSTGIGAVFAEINQGEDITKNLKKVDRSQQTHKNPELRSASTVPGKAPPPRPKKPSTLKTRKPPRKELVGNKWFIENYEGESDPITVEGNKDESIFIGNCSNVLIQLKGKVNAVSLNESDSTSIVLDSCISGLELIKCGKFGVQVEHSLPQITIDKCDEGNIYLSKESLEAELYTSCSTGINVNYPVGEEGDFVEFPIPEQLKHSFANGKLNTTVFEHAA, encoded by the coding sequence ATGTCGGAATCTGCGAAGGTAAGCACTCAGGGTTACAATTTggtgaagcttttgaagcgGTTGGAGGATGCCACCGCTAGGCTAGAGGATGTAACGATTTACCAGGAAGGGTATATTCAATCGAAGATGGCAGCTAGCACGGTATCTCATGTACCCTCTTCTAACGACGTTGGTTCGTTAAGCGAAGATAAAGGATCTGGATCGTCGTCAGTCTCTCTTTCATCTGCTCTTTTAAAACCCGCAGCAGAGCCACTCTCTCAGGCACCGGAATCGATCGTAAAATTCAACGAATTGATCGAAAGACACATCAATCCTTTGGTGGAGCTGAGTGAAAAGATCGATCCCGTCGTACACTCTTCTgtcaagcttttcaagcaaGCGTTCGATGAGGAATTGCGATTTTTGAGggctgctgttgagtcCAGGAAACCGGATTACTCTTCCAAAGAGTTTTTGGAGGTTTTGAAACCCATCAATGAATGTATAATCAAAATTGGTGACCTGAAGGATCAGAATCGTCAAAGTCAGTTCTTTCCGTATCTAAATGCTGTTGCAGAGGGGGCACCATTGTTCTCCTGGATTACTATCGAGACTCCCGTGTCCCTGGTATCGGACTTCAAGGACGCAGCGCAGTTCTGGACCAACAGGGTATTAAAGCAGTTCAAGGAGACGGATTCTAACGCTGCTGCGTGGGTCAAGGATTTCTTAGCCGTCTTTGATGGATTGAAGGAGTACGTTAAACAATATCATACCACAGGGGTCGCGTGGAAGAAAGACGGTTTAGCTTTTGACCAAgctatcaagaagaatgTTTCGTCAGCAGCAAGCGCCCCAGCCGCAACTTCCTCCGGCgcaccaccaccaccaccaccgCCCGCTCCACCAGCTTctgtttttgaagttgaTACCTCGGCATCTGATGGCTCTAGTACTGGTATCGGTGCAGTATTTGCAGAGATCAACCAGGGTGAAGATATTACCAAGAACCTAAAAAAAGTTGATAGATCACAACAAACCCACAAGAACCCAGAATTGCGTTCGGCTTCCACAGTTCCTGGTAAGGCTCCTCCTCCAAGACCAAAGAAGCCAAGTACTTTGAAGACTAGAAAGCCTCCCAGAAAGGAGCTTGTCGGAAACAAATGGTTTATTGAAAATTACGAAGGAGAATCGGATCCAATTACCGTGGAAGGCAATAAGGACGAATCGATATTCATCGGTAATTGTTCCAACGTTTTGATACAACTGAAGGGCAAGGTGAATGCTGTCTCTTTGAATGAGTCTGATTCCACTAGTATTGTCTTGGATTCTTGTATTTCAGGCTTGGAATTGATAAAATGTGGCAAGTTTGGAGTTCAGGTGGAGCATTCCTTGCCGCAGATCACCATTGACAAGTGCGACGAGGGGAACATTTACCTATCCAAGGAGTCTCTGGAGGCCGAGTTATACACCTCGTGTTCGACAGGAATTAACGTGAACTACCCTGTTGGCGAAGAGGGTGATTTTGTTGAGTTCCCGATCCCAGAGCAGTTGAAACACAGCTTTGCTAACGGGAAATTAAACACTACTGTGTTTGAGCATGCTGCTTGA
- the NAM9 gene encoding mitochondrial 37S ribosomal protein uS4m (ancestral locus Anc_2.129) — MPRKATLLKSLARGRIRTSFNKYNLFNLYKKGQVDFRSKTLYQQKWTAKQETRAYHGEHLTEGRWQAVFNPKLDSVAQLDASLRGGEIQETPFLLQTYAVLEKRLDFAVFRALLASSVRQARQFILHGNVFVNGIKISHPGYTLRPGDIFHVKPEKVLQALGARKPSIQEALKVDKTQIVLWNKYVKMAKEKPRATWEAKLAKYRAMPDSHPKKQEFLEFVDLYNKTIEAEEIKELHSCTPQNLLTKIIAVYANSNKELEALTASDFSSVVSKDPKLGQLTFDCFQEFAKSGEISEKNTKGKQMEELSTLTNELLFPSEDAKKKLSDSAKVSLRSGKKHLSELVKEYSRVIREDYDAKKGDQSAVQIPFDENWAKKLRYHPAIDTKALAEDESEAQKAIQLPWQKHVYGRENPNRPYFTPWKPRPFLGPFAILPHHLEVSFKTCHAVYLKDPVARPGHSEVISPFDLPVHERAYMYYVRKGK, encoded by the coding sequence atgccaagaaaggCTACTCTTTTAAAGTCTCTCGCGAGAGGACGTATACGTACGTCGTTCAACAAATACAATTTGTTCAACTTGTACAAGAAAGGACAGGTTGACTTCAGGTCCAAGACGTTGTATCAGCAGAAATGGACAGCAAAGCAAGAAACGAGGGCGTATCACGGAGAACACCTGACTGAGGGAAGATGGCAGGCAGTTTTCAATCCCAAATTGGACTCAGTGGCACAGCTGGATGCTTCGTTGCGTGGTGGTGAGATCCAAGAGACGCCGTTTCTGTTACAAACGTATGCAGTTCTAGAAAAGAGACTGGATTTTGCTGTTTTCAGGGCATTGCTCGCTTCCTCAGTGAGACAGGCGCGACAGTTTATTCTTCATGGGAACGTCTTTGTCAATGGCATAAAAATATCACATCCCGGCTATACGCTGAGGCCTGGTGATATCTTTCACGTCAAGCCGGAAAAGGTGCTGCAAGCCCTTGGTGCAAGAAAACCAAGTATCCAGGAGGCGTTAAAAGTGGACAAGACTCAAATTGTACTGTGGAATAAATACGTCAAGATGGCGAAAGAAAAGCCAAGGGCTACGTGGGAGGCAAAGCTGGCCAAATATCGTGCAATGCCCGATTCCCACCCTAAGAAACAAGAGTTCTTGGAATTCGTTGACCTATACAACAAAACCATAGAAGCagaggagatcaaggaatTGCACTCCTGCACACCCCAAAATCTTCTAACTAAAATCATAGCAGTTTATGCGAACAGCAATAAGGAACTTGAGGCGCTCACGGCGAGCGACTTCAGCAGCGTGGTGTCGAAGGATCCAAAATTGGGGCAGTTAACGTTTGATtgctttcaagaatttgctAAATCGGGCGAGATTTCGGAAAAGAATACCAAGGGAAAGCAAATGGAGGAGCTTTCGACTCTAACAAACGAATTACTCTTCCCTTCGGAAgacgccaagaagaagctttccGACAGTGCCAAGGTTTCTTTGAGGTCGGGAAAGAAGCACCTGTCAGAGTTGGTTAAAGAGTACAGCAGAGTTATTAGAGAAGATTATGATGCCAAAAAGGGTGATCAGTCTGCAGTTCAGATTCCATTCGATGAAAATTGGGCAAAAAAGCTGCGCTATCATCCAGCAATCGACACAAAGGCTTTGGCAGAAGATGAAtctgaagctcaaaaagCGATCCAGCTGCCTTGGCAGAAGCACGTTTACGGCAGAGAAAATCCCAACAGGCCTTATTTTACGCCTTGGAAGCCTCGGCCCTTCCTGGGGCCGTTCGCAATCTTGCCCCATCATCTGGAGGTATCATTCAAGACTTGTCACGCTGTGTATCTAAAGGACCCCGTGGCTCGTCCTGGACATTCTGAAGTCATCTCACCATTCGACCTTCCTGTTCATGAACGTGCTTACATGTACTACGTTAGGAAAGGTAAATAA
- the EAF7 gene encoding Eaf7p (ancestral locus Anc_2.130): MAFEWTIVDEIRLYRWVAEFKPAGVHKHFHMLCILERMNDPEKYPVILLQKEAVRPAKVFTAKEIWVKLGLAYNLAEVDRIEDRELGQTSGNDGDESRKGLRERMRRLREVRDFELPWDEYGELILENARNGVEEEARDHTDAEKLEESRTPEPHVSEREETGSTGSKRRSTRIRQSRRLKRSRPSSDDDASSKESSDGELHDSASVKPKEGPQEQRKQEGAGEGEDAGSSGDLPLAKRTRHSSQTRTSSEPSPKRKKRAVEQPTAAALPTRVSSRLRNRKQ, translated from the coding sequence ATGGCTTTTGAGTGGACTATTGTTGACGAGATTCGACTGTACCGATGGGTTGCCGAGTTTAAGCCTGCGGGTGTCCACAAGCATTTCCATATGCTCTGCATACTGGAGAGGATGAACGATCCGGAGAAGTATCCGGTGATCCTGTTGCAAAAAGAAGCGGTTAGGCCGGCGAAGGTGTTTACCGCGAAGGAAATATGGGTTAAGCTGGGCTTGGCGTATAATCTTGCAGAGGTCGACAGGATCGAAGACCGAGAGCTCGGGCAGACGTCGGGAAATGATGGCGACGAGTCGAGAAAGGGACTCCGAGAACGGATGCGGCGGCTGCGAGAAGTTAGGGATTTTGAGTTACCATGGGACGAGTATGGTGAGCTGATACTGGAGAATGCAAGAAAtggagttgaagaagaggcgCGAGATCACACCGACGCAGAAAAGCTGGAGGAGTCCAGAACCCCAGAGCCGCATGTTTCTGAGCGGGAGGAGACTGGCAGCACCGGAAGCAAACGCAGATCGACAAGGATACGGCAATCGCGGCGGTTAAAGCGATCGAGGCCCAGcagcgacgacgacgcATCGTCCAAGGAATCTTCAGACGGTGAGCTACACGACTCTGCCAGCGTAAAGCCCAAGGAAGGCCCACAGGAGCAGCGGAAGCAGGAGGGAGCCGGCGAGGGAGAGGATGCCGGGAGCAGCGGAGATCTGCCCTTAGCTAAAAGAACGAGACATTCTTCGCAGACGAGAACCAGCAGCGAGCCTTCGcccaagaggaagaaacgTGCCGTCGAGCAACCAACTGCAGCGGCGCTTCCGACAAGAGTCTCGAGCAGGCTGCGCAACCGGAAGCAATGA